The Leguminivora glycinivorella isolate SPB_JAAS2020 chromosome 4, LegGlyc_1.1, whole genome shotgun sequence genome segment CGATCTAAATATAGTTGATCTAGCTTCGGGACTGATTTGAATGTAGACGATTCTAGTTCTGTAAGGTCATTGAGGTGGAGGTATAAAACCTTTAAGTTTGGGAGACCGTCGAAGTCGCTTTGCCTTAATACAGTTAGGTTGCATCGGGATATGTCCAATGCAGTGGCGGAGTTGTCTATTATTGGGGTAAACATTACTGGTTCGTTTTTGTTGTGCAGCTCGTAGCAGCGATCCCAGGTAACACTGAAGTAGTCAGTGTTGGTGAAGCTGTCAGCAACAGTGATGGCTGGCTGAAGCCAGACTAATGGTAGCAACAGAAGTTGTATGGACAGCTCCGTCGGACCTGTTACATTGGTcaacatattatatttattagtaGCTAGAAAACGAGagtaaaatatgtaggtagtaATGGATTAAGTATGCATCAGAACTTATGACTAAAAACAGGGATTCAAAAACGTAAGGTGTTTCTTAATATTGTATCTTCTTAATATTATATGGGTATCACTGTGGTATCATAAATTACGTGGttgtttcaaataaataaaattggaatgctATGTCATTtaattaggtatttttaaattcatcgTGCATATTATGAATGTttagtattaatatatttttctcctcactagctcggaaacacgtgttttgtccttcaataccagcgggtaaaaacgcattttatccactattgggtaaagtaatttgaccttgaataaagtcaaattagctgctttaaaatgtataaaagtaggtgaatctagtaataaagatgatttaccacctgtggaactataagtactggaagcaatgataaacgcattttttgcgttgtagtttcctcgctatagtgagaggaaaagttttgtgttacacacgggtgcaaatgtattttacttctcgtgtattgaaaaactcgctaagttcaggattctattctcgaacgactcgcttcgctcgtggttcaactatagaatcctttcacttgctcgtttttcaattccacactcggcgttaaaatacaactttgcccccttgtataacaaataactattaatgtcAGACCAAAGAGTAGTAttaatatcccaccaaaaacataccTGTTAAAAAGGGAGCCAAGTTCCTATAGGCTAAGAATTAGgctaataattaattaattaccctTGTTTAGGGgaacaattatttataaaaaagagTTGAAATCCAATCCAATGCCAAGTTTATATGGAACTTAAAATATGGTATAGTTGTGAAAATACGTGTAGTTTTACTTggttaaaaatatctaaaattagAATACTTCTAAATCTGAACTTGGcaggttaatttaattatataaataataaatataattatacaactAATCAAGTGTTACGTTCAGAAAATTTTGGCGTCATTTGCTTTACTTTGCCCttagaaatgcgtagttaaaatctttaaTTTTCTTATGTTCCACCGTGTATAGAGAAAGAGTGGCAACTCTGTGGTCAAATGTGAATATATGGAACGTGCTGCCACTTCGTGGCATGAGCTAGAACTAAAATGTGTCAGACTTACCAAAGGTTAAACTGAGAGCACTCATCGTTCGTATAGAAATTTAGATCGACCTCTTCTAAATTTCAGGATACTGCCATGCTATTCCGGCATTCCGGTATAAGTTAGTGGCTAAGTGTTATTtaatttgtaagtaatttaacAGGCTAAAAACAGTGTGTTTAATTCAGGAGGGAAATATAAACAATAGTTAAAACTTGCGTTAAGTAAGACAGGTTTATCATAGGGGCTGTGACCCCGGCGTTAGGTTGCGGTCTCCTTGACAAGATCGGACGCTTTACCGTCTGCGGACGACTACATAGATGTATACATATCTAATAGGTACCGTATTCTAAAACATCAAAAAGCTATGGTGATCATGAGTTGTTAACATATACATAGTCGCCACAGACGGCAAAGCGTTTGATCTGGTCAAGGAGACCGCAACCTAACTACCGGGGTCACAGCTATGATAAAGCAGTCGTACTTAACTCTTGTAAATTAAACACACTACATTTAGCCATTTTATCCTGTTAACAttactttcaaataaaataaaacttggcCACCTAACCTGCACTGGAATAGCAATATCCTGAAATTCAGAATAAGTGGATCAAAATTTCTAACGGGACGATGAGCGCTCTTAGTTTAACCTTCGGTAAGTCATTTATAGGCAGTCAATATAACAATAATTACACCGTATTGTTATGTAAGTGTTCTACAGAATTAAAATTGGTAAATACAGATTATACTGAACATTCATAATACGATGAAgttaaaaaatacctaattaaatatacacattctaattttttttaatgaaatgaaataaatgtttattctcttgaaatatggtacaaaagtaatattttactcTCGTTTTCTGGctactaaataaatataatatgttgACCATATAACAGGTCTGATGGAGCCGTCCATACAGCTACTGTTGCTACTATTAGTCTGGCTGCAGCCAGCCATCACTGTTGCTGACGTCACTGACACAACTGACAGTGTCGCCAACACTATCCACAGTATTACCTGGGATCACTGCAAAAGCTGGACAACAAATACCAACCGTAATGATTAACCCAATCGACACCGCCGCCACTAGATTAGACTTATCCCGCTGCAATCTAACTGAAATACGGCAAAGCGACTTCCACGGGCTCCCAAACTTAGAGATTCTATTCGTGTATATCAATGACCTTACAGAACTAGAATCATCTACATTTAAATCAGTCCCGAAGCTAGATCAACTATATTTAGATCGCAACAAGTTAAGGGAACTGCCTGTTTTCGACGAGCAAAGCTTAAACCAGTTGACCATCTTACACCTGGACGACAATCTGCTCACAGGAATTTATGATCCCAAGACATTCTCCGCTTGCGCGAAATTGAAAAGCCTGCAAATGTCAAATAACAAGATCGAATACCTTCACCCTAATATATTCAAGCCTTTGAGGGAATTATACTATTTGGATTTAAGCAGGAACAGGATAACGTCTATGTCTGAAAGCATATTCGCAAGTAACCTCAAATTGACGTGGTTGTGGCTACGTAACAACAATATCGCTCAACTGCCAGCAAATATTATATCTCCGCTTGCAAATAATGCAGGGAGTTTTAGAATGTTTGCTTTCTATAACAATCCCTGGCATTGCGAATGCCTGCTAGAGCTGGTGGCAGATGTGAGCCATGTGGGTTTAAGATATCATAAGTTCGACGCTTCCAAAGGCCGTCGAGTTGTCACACACTATGATGGAACGCGACCAGAATGCGTGTTTTCCGGATTTATATCAGCTCCACAGATAAAATACAAAGTTCCTCGTAAAATGCACTGCATGCGCGAACACACCACCTTTCCCTACAGTGTATAGATAAAAGCAATACGTGGTAAGACACAGGTTCAGCAGCTATGGTTGGATATTTAGCGCAAAATTGGCCAAAACTGGGGACTTCCCGGCTATCCAAGATCATTTATGTCTATGTAAAACAGGCTAAGATGCCACCCCTTTATCTCTGTCACCGTGGCTGtacatacataacatacctactatgaacataagtcttcttcttcttcctcggttcctcgtggctgagggtcgcgaccacgTGAGGTCGTTATTTTGTGTACCAAAGCTCTCTGAATTAGACATGACCAAGCCTACCaggaaaatcaaaatattgtaCAGGGTGAATCTGAGTCACCCGACAAATTGTACCAACACGCATTTCTGAGACCAAAAGAacgaaaaaaattgtaagtatgCGCATGAAAAACTTTtgcaaaaataattgtttttttttctctaaatCCTCTTTTTAGAAAGCTTTActtctcactttttgacatctatcaatgaagATAGTGAAactattctccataatggcgtCAACGCCGTTAAAACAGCCGTTTATACCTGAGTCACTATTTATAACTCTGAgactaggcgaaatccagaaaagtttacatGACATTCAAGTCTTAAACTGGGATCGGGAATACACTGTTAAGGCGGGTTACTTAGATTCACCGTGTATACATAACAGGggccagattttttttatttcgtatgAATGATTTCGCTATTTTAAATCTTTCGAacgcgaattttgaaaaaagaacagttgaagagcaattcccgaaaagtttgtacatttggatcacgtctccgattttgataaaaattggtaggctgatggAGTCCATgttgctgagcaagatccactaggtttcccaaaatgtcctaggttattttgtatgaaaccttccctttttgttaccagatttctatacattttcggtaacaaaaaaggaaagtttcatacaaacaacctaggacattttgggaaacctagtggatcttgctcagcatcatggactccatcagcctaccaatttttatcaaaa includes the following:
- the LOC125225423 gene encoding decorin-like, translated to MSALSLTFGPTELSIQLLLLPLVWLQPAITVADSFTNTDYFSVTWDRCYELHNKNEPVMFTPIIDNSATALDISRCNLTVLRQSDFDGLPNLKVLYLHLNDLTELESSTFKSVPKLDQLYLDRNKLRELPVFDEQSLNQLTIHTPGRQSAHRNL